Proteins encoded within one genomic window of Streptomyces sp. NBC_01314:
- a CDS encoding sugar phosphate isomerase/epimerase family protein, which translates to MTSPPLTRRTAINPLPWILSDGGYRLDRAVLDEAMTALSAIGFTHFTIELPPEMSPADYGTLLADHSLAAAPGYFCAPFHERERHHEAVEAIKRHAQAHLELGVDSAFIAADLLPERMARPAVGTGHDADRTLVVAEGLAAAAEAAAAEGVRYGLHPHVGSAVEIEQEVRAVLDSTAGSALWFGPDTGHLRWAGAVPEKLVADYADRVLNVHLKDVDAEAADTARQRREDYMTATGHLKVWMEPGRGAIDFDAVLGALPDGFDGWFVIEVDVPNIGTPAESSAASLEFLRQHPYFMATTGGAE; encoded by the coding sequence ATGACCTCCCCGCCCCTCACGCGCCGTACGGCGATCAATCCGCTGCCCTGGATCCTGAGCGACGGCGGATACCGACTCGACCGGGCCGTCCTGGACGAAGCCATGACCGCGCTGTCCGCCATCGGCTTCACGCACTTCACCATCGAGCTGCCCCCGGAGATGAGCCCCGCCGACTACGGCACGCTCCTGGCCGACCACTCGCTCGCGGCGGCGCCCGGGTACTTCTGCGCCCCTTTCCACGAACGCGAGCGTCACCACGAGGCCGTCGAAGCGATCAAACGTCACGCACAGGCGCACCTCGAGCTCGGCGTCGACAGCGCGTTCATCGCCGCCGACCTGCTGCCCGAGCGCATGGCACGACCCGCCGTCGGTACGGGACACGACGCGGACCGGACGCTGGTGGTGGCGGAAGGCCTCGCCGCCGCGGCCGAAGCGGCCGCCGCAGAGGGGGTGCGCTACGGGCTGCACCCCCATGTCGGTTCCGCCGTCGAGATCGAGCAAGAGGTGCGCGCGGTGCTGGATTCCACCGCGGGCAGCGCGCTGTGGTTCGGCCCCGACACCGGCCATTTGCGCTGGGCCGGCGCCGTACCCGAAAAGCTCGTCGCGGACTACGCGGACCGCGTGCTGAACGTCCACCTGAAGGACGTCGACGCCGAGGCGGCGGACACCGCACGGCAGCGCCGCGAGGACTACATGACGGCGACCGGCCACTTGAAGGTGTGGATGGAGCCCGGCCGCGGCGCGATCGACTTCGACGCCGTCCTGGGCGCGCTCCCGGATGGCTTCGACGGCTGGTTCGTCATCGAGGTGGACGTGCCGAACATCGGCACCCCCGCGGAGAGCAGCGCCGCGTCGTTGGAATTCCTGCGGCAGCACCCCTACTTCATGGCCACGACGGGAGGCGCTGAGTGA
- a CDS encoding TolB family protein yields the protein MSEQVPARRLRSGQRARIRVWDRATGAARTVYESHDRLYEAPNWTPDGRLLVNGDGLLWTLPTDGSAAPRAVPAQGLPDVNNDHVLSPDGTTVFASANDWHIWEVPLAGGAARRITADDGGMHFLHGASPDGHRLGYVRLEPEGDNWWASATIHTIGVDGRDDVAVTTDPGPADGCEWTPDGAWIHFNTEQFSQQPGHAQLARVRPDGTELEQLTFDERVNWFPHIAPTGDVAVYLSYPPGTTGHPADLPVELRLVSVDAWQKPTTLVALDGGQGTINVPSWSPDASAFAFVDYPFDPQNTSGGQ from the coding sequence ATGAGCGAGCAGGTTCCTGCACGACGGCTGCGGAGCGGTCAGCGTGCGCGCATCCGGGTCTGGGACCGTGCGACAGGGGCAGCCCGCACCGTGTACGAGTCGCACGACCGCCTGTACGAGGCACCCAACTGGACACCCGACGGGCGCCTGCTCGTCAACGGCGACGGACTTCTGTGGACCCTCCCCACCGACGGATCGGCAGCGCCCCGGGCGGTGCCGGCCCAGGGGCTGCCCGACGTCAACAACGACCACGTCCTGTCTCCCGACGGCACCACGGTGTTCGCCTCGGCGAACGACTGGCACATCTGGGAGGTGCCTCTCGCCGGCGGCGCCGCCCGCAGGATCACCGCCGACGACGGCGGGATGCACTTCCTGCACGGCGCCAGCCCCGACGGACACCGCCTCGGATACGTACGTCTGGAACCCGAAGGCGACAACTGGTGGGCTTCGGCCACCATCCACACCATCGGCGTCGACGGGCGCGACGACGTCGCCGTCACCACCGATCCCGGACCGGCGGACGGCTGCGAGTGGACGCCCGACGGAGCCTGGATCCACTTCAACACCGAGCAGTTCTCCCAGCAGCCCGGCCACGCCCAGCTCGCCCGCGTCAGGCCCGACGGGACCGAGCTGGAGCAGCTCACCTTCGACGAGCGCGTGAACTGGTTCCCGCACATCGCCCCGACCGGCGACGTCGCCGTCTACCTCAGCTACCCGCCCGGCACCACCGGCCACCCCGCCGACCTGCCCGTCGAGCTGCGCCTCGTGTCGGTCGACGCCTGGCAGAAACCCACCACGCTCGTCGCCCTCGACGGCGGCCAGGGCACGATCAACGTGCCCAGCTGGTCCCCGGACGCGTCGGCGTTCGCGTTCGTCGACTACCCCTTCGACCCACAGAACACCTCCGGCGGCCAGTGA